A part of Aspergillus flavus chromosome 1, complete sequence genomic DNA contains:
- a CDS encoding FAD binding domain protein, which produces MNVASDIHREWIHCMCPPPPGKVGPRSTPIPDVQFNSHIMYSWHIINSMRHANASYTLFKQQPRASGFCVDNMTQLNGTSVTPNSRSESCPLKVLVVGAGIGGLTAAIALRKQGHDVHIFEQSRLATETGAALHLAPNANGILRRLGICAEEFGANTFERLTEYTASGKVERSMELSEGHKLWQHKWLLAHRIDLYNKLKSVATNAEDGRPAIPLRTSSRVVSVDAEAAHITLENGAHYEGDVILGADGVHSITRRAVPGGDIKPFCSGKSAFRFLVSKQAALDDPVTAPLVKHPGELCMWYGTDRRIVMYPTSNNSVLNFVVIHPEAESADQAADGWDQSGNLDKMLQIFSSFDPTILKLLAKADPESVKVWKLLDMESIPTWHFGRLALLGDAAHPFLPHQGQGAGIAIEDAASLAVILPQGTPVEEIPERLQLYHEIRYERASQVQEYSRILGEDRTDGKELDMYGFVNFNCGHDEWDNSTQKLREWTWKRIPNPYWRMPIAFGPMPGPRQTHLGVPRDGTKSTFTTASIKFKTSRTVLQNLFPPGRRGWRFTSPGTVAYASFAKTTLNKMEWLGGSGYSHIGLYIHGVEYVKKDGSSVKGTYLPILFESLTDPIVSGREELGMPKLYTSIDVYRRATSYRIRTGWQGALWGNFLLEDLVEVDPSSESGGLSGEADAGMLAYKYIPKSGRANKNVPAEEHAVWDPFSEATPKPSPKRVYTTKKASFQIDALDWEQLPTLHHIISRLAEVPVYEVVGAKLVEGEGVPDVSGARPIE; this is translated from the exons ATGAACGTAGCCTCGGACATACATAGGGAGTGGATACACTGTATGTGTCCCCCACCCCCGGGTAAGGTGGGCCCGAGATCAACCCCAATTCCCGATGTTCAGTTCAATAGCCATATTATGTACTCCTGGCatataataaatagcatGAGACATGCAAACGCTTCTTATACATTGTTCAAACAACAACCACGTGCCAGTGGATTCTGTGTCGACAACATGACCCAGCTTAATGGAACATCCGTTACTCCCAACTCGAGGAGCGAGAGTTGCCCCCTCAAAGTGTTGGTCGTTGGAGCCGGTATTGGCGGATTAACGGCCGCAATTGCGCTCCGTAAGCAAGGTCACGATGTACAT ATATTTGAACAATCGCGGCTGGCAACGGAGACTGGAGCTGCGCTCCATCTTGCTCCGAACGCAAATGGAATCCTCCGACGTCTTGGGATATGTGCAGAGGAATTCGGTGCGAATACCTTCGAGAGA TTGACGGAATACACTGCAAGTGGCAAAGTAGAGCGGTCCATGGAGCTCTCAGAAGGTCACAAATTATGGCAGCAT AAATGGTTACTTGCCCATCGCATTGACCTATACAACAAATTGAAGAGCGTGGCAACTAATGCCGAGGATGGAAGACCAGCCATTCCTTTACGGACATCAAGTCGAGTGGTAAGCGTAGATGCTGAAGCCGCGCACATCACTTTGGAAAATGGTGCGCATTATGAAGGCGATGTTATCCTTGGTGCCGATGGAGTCCATTCGATAACAAGAAGAGCGGTCCCCGGAGGTGATATCAAACCATTTTGCAGCGGCAAGAGTGCATTCCGCTTCCTAGTGTCTAAGCAAGCCGCCCTTGACGACCCCGTCACTGCGCCTTTGGTCAAGCACCCCGGGGAGCTGTGTATGTGGTATGGAACAGATCGTCGCATTGTGATGTACCCAACCTCCAACAACTCCGTCCTGAACTTCGTGGTAATTCACCCGGAGGCTGAGTCGGCCGATCAGGCAGCCGACGGGTGGGATCAAAGTGGAAACCTCGATAAAATGCTTCAAATCTTCTCATCGTTTGATCCAACAATTCTCAAGCTCTTGGCTAAAGCCGATCCTGAGAGCGTGAAGGTATGGAAACTCCTAGACATGGAGTCGATTCCAACTTGGCATTTTGGGCGGTTGGCTCTTCTTGGTGATGCCGCgcatcctttccttccgcATCAGGGACAAGGAGCAGGAATTGCAATTGAAGACGCAGCCTCGCTTGCCGTGATTCTTCCACAGGGAACCCCTGTGGAGGAGATTCCAGAGAGACTGCAGCTCTACCATGAAATCCGGTACGAGCGCGCAAGCCAGGTTCAAGAATATTCTCGGATACTTGGTGAAGATCGGACCGACGGTAAAGAGCTTGATA TGTACGGGTTCGTCAACTTCAACTGTGGCCATGACGAATGGGATAACTCTACACAAAAGCTCCGTGAATGGACCTGGAAGCGCATTCCTAACCCCTACTGGCGGATGCCCATTGCCTTCGGGCCCATGCCAGGTCCTCGCCAAACACACCTCGGAGTCCCCAGAGACGGAACAAAATCCACCTTCACCACTGCATCAATCAAATTCAAGACATCCCGAACAGTTCTCCAGAATCTGTTCCCACCCGGTCGGCGTGGCTGGCGCTTTACTTCGCCTGGCACCGTCGCCTACGCGTCCTTTGCGAAGACCACGCTGAACAAGATGGAATGGCTGGGCGGTTCAGGATACAGTCATATCGGCCTCTATATCCACGGTGTTGAATACGTTAAGAAAGACGGCTCTAGCGTGAAGGGCACGTACCTCCCCATCCTGTTTGAATCGTTGACGGATCCAATCGTCTCTGGTCGAGAAGAGCTCGGTATGCCCAAACTGTACACATCTATTGACGTCTATCGCCGAGCGACATCTTATCGCATCCGAACTGGCTGGCAAGGTGCGCTCTGGGGTAACTTCCTTCTTGAGGACCTGGTCGAGGTTGACCCGTCATCTGAATCTGGAGGACTTAGCGGAGAAGCTGATGCTGGTATGCTGGCATATAAATACATCCCGAAGAGTGGCCGCGCGAATAAGAATGTGCCTGCGGAGGAGCATGCCGTCTGGGATCCGTTCTCAGAAGCAACACCGAAACCCTCGCCGAAGAGGGTGTACACGACTAAGAAGGCGAGTTTCCAGATTGATGCTCTGGACTGGGAGCAGCTGCCCACTTTGCATCATATCATTTCCCGCCTTGCGGAAGTGCCTGTCTACGAGGTTGTAGGAGCTAAGCTTGTTGAGGGTGAGGGTGTTCCTGATGTCTCGGGGGCCAGGCCAATCGAATAA
- a CDS encoding dehydrogenase with different specificitie, whose product MISSASSRTGLIANHLAPHSHHTMDGKSLADKVAIVSGSSSGIGAAIIRELSSRGANTVVNYPFAHLKNEADSLVASLPSPSIAVEADMSLATSPQKLVDAAVSKWGRIDIVVNCVALAVNKPFESQTLEDWDLLVNTNGRSTFLLTQASLPHLTKGRGRIVNIVSISGRGPPPNQTIYAGTKGMVDSFTKCWAKELPPKYGCTVNAVSPGPTKTEGFSAAGEEQMKILQPIIDQTPVGPRMAEPEEIAFAVAFLCEERARWINGAHIVASGGLFID is encoded by the exons ATGATATCATCAGCCTCCAGTCGTACAGGCTTAATCGCAAACCATCTAGCACCTCATTCCCACCACACAATGGACGGGAAAAGCCTCGCCGACAAAGTGGCAATCGTCAGTGGTTCCTCATCAGGAATTGGCGCTGCTATTATACGAGAGCTCTCATCCCGCGGCGCCAATACAGTGGTGAACTACCCATTCGCGCACTTGAAGAATGAAGCAGACAGCTTAGTGGCATCTCTTCCCTCGCCATCTATTGCCGTTGAAGCGGATATGTCATTAGCGACATCCCCACAGAAACTAGTAGATGCTGCGGTTTCAAAATGGGGTCGAATTGATATTGTGGTTAATTGTGTCGCGCTAGCCGTGAATAAGCCATTTGAATCACAGACCCTAGAAGACTGGGACTTGTTGGTCAATACAAACGGACGGAGTACTTTCCTCTTGACTCAGGCAAGCCTGCCTCATTTGACGAAAGGGCGTGGGAGGATTGTGAATATCGTCAGTATTTCTGGTCGTGGGCCTCCGCCAAACCAGACCATTTATGCGGGAACGAAAGGGATGGTGGACTCTTTTACAAAATGCTG GGCCAAGGAGCTGCCACCTAAATACGGCTGCACAGTTAATGCTGTTAGTCCCGGTCCTACAAAGACAGAAGGCTTTTCGGCTGCCGGTGAGGAACAGATGAAGATTCTGCAGCCAATTATTGACCAAACCCCGGTTGGACCGAGGATGGCGGAGCCAGAGGAGATTGCTTTTGCGGTTGCATTTCTGTGCGAGGAGCGTGCCAGATGGATCAATGGAGCTCATATCGTTGCATCTGGTGGACTTTTTATTGATTAA
- a CDS encoding FAD/FMN-containing dehydrogenase, which yields MVGAIQCRLLFIPTPYSTSAAGAHTPPIAMDGRRISGCRMPSLRRVSQSATQSDTWPPKVMPIKDPIKPAIKQSPDCHADGNTYEDARVGRVFNHRRPQRYPLAVVKASSQDDIVAAVKLAIENNCRVAIRSGGHSWAAWSVRDNSILIDLGNYKHLEVDAKRRIAWATPSMTGKDINGVLTKEYGLMFPGGHCPDVGIGGFLLQGGMGWNCRNWGWACERVRALDVVTANGDLVHCNSQQNSDLYWAARGAGPGFPGVVTRFHLDLVPYPKNGFRSSGFVYPIKHYHEAFRWVISITPDFDNDTEIAAVAQYPEGQDEICLFILFVTMKSSAEEAEKALAPAQETRPSGAIVEWFCQEDSLENQYINQAKANPERHRYCADNAYIHDDADVPAVLEEAFTTLPHKKSFALWFGMNPCSRRKLPDMALSMQSDHYFALYTVWEDEKDDPRCQTWVQDIMRKVERHSVGAYLGDSDFQVRKTRFWEDDNAQRLMEIRRKWDPTGRICGYLDKGDVSGTQGLTNAHEWKL from the exons ATGGTCGGGGCTATCCAGTGCAGGTTGTTGTTTATCCCGACACCGTATAGTACTAGTGCTGCCGGGGCGCATACGCCTCCGATAGCAATGGATGGAAGACGCATCTCGGGTTGCCGGATGCCGTCGTTGCGTCGTGTTAGCCAATCAGCCACCCAGTCTGATACCTGGCCGCCGAAGGTGATGCCAATCAAGGATCCAATTAAGCCGGCGATAAAGCAAAGTCCGGATTGCCATG CTGATGGAAACACCTATGAAGACGCCCGTGTGGGCCGCGTCTTCAACCACCGTCGCCCTCAACGGTATCCCTTGGCCGTGGTAAAGGCAAGTAGCCAGGATGACATTGTGGCTGCCGTGAAGCTGGCCATTGAGAATAACTGTCGCGTCGCAATTCGTTCTGGTGGCCATTCCTGGGCTGCGTGGAGCGTACGTGACAATTCGATCTTGATCGACCTGGGCAACTACAAGCACCTTGAAGTGGAcgcgaagagaagaatagcATGGGCAACTCCAAGCATGACAGGAAAGGATATCAATGGTGTGTTGACCAAAGAGTACGGGTTGATGTTTCCTGGGGGCCATTGCCCTGACGTCGGAATTGGTGGCTTCCTCCTTCAGGGCGGAATGGGTTGGAATTGCCGA AACTGGGGATGGGCCTGCGAACGTGTTCGCGCTCTAGATGTGGTGACAGCCAATGGGGATTTGGTGCATTGCAATTCGCAGCAGAACAGTGATCTCTATTGGGCTGCTCGTGGGGCAGGGCCAG GATTCCCGGGCGTGGTGACCCGGTTTCATCTCGACCTCGTGCCGTACCCTAAAAATGGCTTCCGGTCATCGGGCTTCGTCTACCCCATAAAACATTACCACGAGGCCTTCCGTTGGGTCATCTCCATTACGCCTGATTTTGATAATGATACCGAAATCGCGGCTGTGGCTCAGTACCCAGAGGGGCAAGATGAGATATGCCTGTTCATTCTGTTCGTCACCATGAAGTCCTCCGCTGAAGAAGCGGAAAAGGCACTTGCTCCAGCCCAGGAGACACGACCATCAGGGGCTATTGTTGAGTGGTTCTGTCAGGAAGACAGTCTTGAGAACCAATACATCAACCAAGCCAAAGCCAACCCAGAACGCCATCGCTATTGTGCCGATAATGCTTACATACACGACGATGCAGATGTTCCCGCTGTTCTAGAGGAGGCGTTCACTACACTTCCACATAAGAAATCGTTCGCTCTTTGGTTTGGAATGAATCCCTGCAGCCGTCGGAAGCTTCCCGATATGGCGTTGAGTATGCAGTCAGACCATTATTTCGCGCTGTATACCGTGTGGGAAGATGAAAAGGACGATCCCCGATGCCAGACATGGGTTCAGGATATCATGCGGAAGGTCGAACGGCATTCAGTCGGGGCGTATTTGGGAGATTCAGATTTTCAAGTGAGAAAAACTCGGTTCTGGGAGGATGACAACGCCCAGCGTCTGATGGAGATTCGTCGTAAATGGGATCCCACGGGGAGGATATGTGGATACCTGGACAAGGGGGATGTCTCAGGCACCCAGGGGTTGACAAATGCACATGAATGGAAATTGTAG
- a CDS encoding Ulp1 protease family protein, which translates to MLDGGLGKLHKRMKRFGDTLNPDDAYLSYYDIRLTREDMQSLKNDWLTDNIISFWEEYLEREFLVNYKSSNIVLLRPSMSFMILQTPNPHTLREALPDFTRTTHVFLPINDCRNVTEAEGGTHWSLLLISIVDGIAFHYDSLPPGNVREAGTVTMKFGALLNRPIRFIHLQDSPVQENGSDCGVFVCLSMRHLLLKRLLTANASEKVSMSLGGMKVDARGGRKEMTKIIDGFRKEGERRRSYVAEQVHRRDYANLSLNRASLSPLGKKSASPGPPRIE; encoded by the exons ATGCTTGATGGCGGATTGGGCAAGTTGCACAAGAGGATGAAGCGCTTTGGTGATACG TTAAACCCCGATGATGCATATTTGAGCT ACTATGACATTCGAT TGACGAGGGAGGATATGCAATCACTCAAGAATGACTGGCTCACAGATAAT ATCATATCCTTCTGGGAGGA ATACTTGGAACGCGAGTTCCTCGTCAATTATAAATCATCCAATATTGTTCTTCTGCGGCCCAGCATGTCGTTCATGATCTTGCAGACGCCCAATCCGCACACACTCCGCGAGGCCTTACCCGACTTCACGCGGACAACGCATGTCTTCCTCCCTATTAATGACTGTCGCAATGTTACTGAAGCCGAAGGCGGGACTCACTGGTCGTTGCTTCTCATATCCATTGTTGATGGGATAGCATTCCATTACGATTCACTTCCTCCTGGAAACGTCCGGGAAGCCGGGACGGTGACCATGAAATTTGGCGCTTTACTCAACCGACCCATTCGATTCATTCATCTACAAGACTCACCGGTACAAGAGAACGGTAGCGACTGCGGTGTATTTGTGTGTCTGAGTATGCGACATTTGCTGCTGAAAAGGCTGTTGACTGCGAACGCCAGCGAGAAAGTTAGCATGAGTCTCGGCGGAATGAAAGTAGATGCCCGcggagggagaaaagaaatgaccAAGATTATTGATGGCTTCCGAAAGGAAGGTGAACGACGCAGGTCGTATGTCGCTGAACAAGTGCATCGACGTGATTATGCTAACCTTTCATTGAACAGAGCTAGTCTCAGCCCGCTAGGGAAGAAGTCAGCAAGCCCTGGTCCTCCACGAATTGAATGA